A genomic stretch from Candidatus Nealsonbacteria bacterium includes:
- the rplS gene encoding 50S ribosomal protein L19, whose amino-acid sequence MKTKLETFIKLQSKINLADIRPGDTVKVYQKIPVFVKAVAGKKKDLSVERKEKVQVFEGMVLARKHGKEIGATITVRKVISGIGCEKIFPLHSPLIEKIEILKRGKVRRAKLYYLRKAKGKRAKLKKGEFIKDAVEEKPEKEKTER is encoded by the coding sequence ATGAAGACCAAATTGGAAACATTTATCAAATTGCAATCAAAAATTAATTTAGCCGATATTCGACCGGGTGATACGGTTAAAGTTTACCAAAAAATTCCTGTTTTTGTTAAAGCTGTGGCAGGCAAGAAAAAAGATTTGTCGGTTGAGAGAAAAGAAAAAGTTCAGGTTTTTGAGGGAATGGTTTTAGCCAGAAAACACGGAAAAGAAATTGGAGCAACAATTACGGTCAGAAAAGTAATTTCAGGAATTGGTTGCGAAAAAATTTTCCCCCTTCATTCACCGCTAATTGAAAAAATAGAAATTTTAAAAAGGGGAAAAGTTAGAAGGGCAAAACTTTATTATTTGAGAAAAGCCAAAGGGAAAAGGGCAAAATTAAAAAAAGGGGAGTTTATCAAAGACGCGGTTGAAGAAAAACCAGAAAAGGAAAAAACAGAAAGATAA
- a CDS encoding RluA family pseudouridine synthase — protein MPNEGLKVIYEDDDLLVIDKPAGINSDVFEKRVHRLDKETSGILLVAKNDKTLEFLQKQFQERKVEKKYLALVIGNLKNKKGATESLIGRSAGNRKKQKIYLPHEPGSQGKRIAITKYQTLQRFKDYDLIEVEPKTGRKHQIRTHFSYLGHPIAGDNLYSFKNQLRPQGLKRQFLHACYLKIKLPNNQEKEFKSELPEDLQKILKNLNLKN, from the coding sequence ATGCCAAATGAAGGGTTAAAAGTTATTTATGAAGATGATGATTTATTGGTAATAGACAAGCCGGCCGGAATAAATTCTGACGTTTTTGAAAAGAGAGTTCACCGTTTGGATAAAGAAACTTCGGGAATTCTTTTAGTAGCCAAAAATGATAAAACTTTGGAATTTTTGCAAAAACAGTTTCAGGAAAGAAAAGTAGAAAAAAAATATCTGGCTTTAGTAATCGGCAATCTTAAAAATAAGAAGGGGGCAACCGAATCTTTAATCGGCCGGTCAGCCGGCAATAGAAAAAAACAAAAAATATATCTGCCTCACGAACCCGGCTCTCAAGGCAAAAGAATTGCTATTACCAAATATCAAACATTGCAAAGGTTTAAAGATTACGATTTAATTGAGGTTGAGCCCAAAACCGGCCGAAAGCATCAAATCAGAACTCATTTTTCTTATCTCGGCCATCCGATTGCCGGAGATAATTTATATAGTTTCAAAAATCAACTCCGGCCACAAGGACTAAAAAGGCAATTTTTACACGCCTGTTATTTGAAAATTAAATTGCCGAACAATCAAGAAAAAGAATTTAAATCGGAATTGCCGGAAGATTTACAAAAAATATTAAAAAATTTAAATTTAAAAAACTGA
- a CDS encoding ATP-dependent metallopeptidase FtsH/Yme1/Tma family protein, translating into MKNLIKNFLLILLIFLLVSFIFNFFFQPPEKEKRVTLGQLVEEINQGKVKRISVIGNEIQIIYKDETQAKSRKETEIAFSQTLINYGLEKEKLRELEVEIKEVGGTWVWLAPVLFAFLPLLLLILFFWFILRQAKGGAMQAFDFTKARARLFGAGGQPREKITFKDVAGLKEAKEELMEVVDFLKTPKKYLQMGAKIPRGVMLVGAPGTGKTMLAKAIASESNVPFFSISGSEFIELFVGVGASVSGDTPILIKTSEGINLLPIKEFVDQYYKESESGFIRPVNNVQSLGFQPLATKFYGAKSDKKKFFGGSRWTNIQSVLRHKVNEIYGIYYRGGLIKTTGDHSIFVRSGNMIAVKKASELKPGDILVNLPFKVRSEFIPGLGTTHKIRAHQFPEAVNLELDLFDNRLAEEQWKYNFALEHQSVLSRAVIGKEIGVSQVTVKNWQLGYHQPRFFSANVFSNNTLSRIKVTPKLMRLFGYYTAEGRITEYYTQFVFGLHEKELHNDCVQLLKEIFCLEPTIKEIPETNSLRITLSSPIVADFFQKHCGNGSHLKHLPSFIWELPREHFLSFLDGYNKGDGYTTKDGKIVITSVSQQLIRELAWICSMHGLQVGVGQTFSSAGRIIHKNPLPETKAWRLIIGKTSHPFREKSKFPYQWKKPIITKIIKKSYNDYVYDLCGCDNEAFFGGEKPILLHNSRVRNLFDQARKTGKAIIFIDEIDSIGKVRGTGITGGHEEREQTLNQILAEMDGIGREEGLIVMGATNAPHYLDPALLRPGRFDRRIILDLPDINDREEILKIHCRGKPLALNVNLREVAERTPGFSGADLANVVNEAAIMAARRNKHQVFQEEFLESIEKVLLGPERKSHILSKKEKEIAAFHEAGHALVASSLPETEQIRKISIVARGMAAGYVLKMPTNEKKIKTKTEFLVEIATLLGGYCAEKIKFDEITTGAANDLEIASKLARKLVKEYGMSSLGPISFGEREELVFLGRELSEQRNYSEKVATQIDNEVEKFINDGRKKATEILTKKRNLLEKIARILIEKETIEKEEFEKLIGIKKSEIVKPLSKRRKSVGVKIKRV; encoded by the coding sequence ATGAAAAATTTAATTAAAAATTTTCTCTTAATTTTGCTGATTTTTTTGCTGGTCTCTTTTATTTTTAATTTTTTCTTTCAGCCCCCTGAAAAAGAAAAAAGGGTGACTCTCGGTCAATTGGTTGAAGAAATTAATCAGGGAAAAGTCAAAAGAATTTCGGTCATCGGCAACGAAATTCAGATTATTTACAAGGACGAGACCCAAGCTAAATCAAGAAAAGAAACAGAAATTGCTTTTTCTCAAACCTTAATCAATTATGGTTTAGAGAAGGAAAAATTAAGAGAATTGGAAGTTGAAATAAAAGAAGTTGGAGGAACTTGGGTTTGGCTGGCCCCGGTTTTATTTGCTTTTTTACCCCTTTTGCTTCTGATTCTGTTTTTTTGGTTTATTTTGCGGCAGGCTAAGGGCGGGGCAATGCAGGCCTTTGATTTTACCAAAGCCAGGGCAAGATTGTTCGGCGCCGGAGGCCAGCCAAGAGAAAAAATCACTTTTAAGGATGTGGCCGGCTTAAAAGAAGCGAAAGAGGAATTAATGGAAGTGGTTGATTTCTTGAAAACCCCCAAAAAATATTTACAAATGGGAGCCAAAATTCCCAGAGGTGTTATGTTGGTTGGAGCCCCGGGAACCGGAAAAACAATGTTGGCAAAAGCAATAGCATCAGAAAGCAATGTTCCCTTTTTCTCAATTTCCGGTTCGGAATTCATTGAATTGTTTGTTGGGGTGGGCGCCTCAGTGAGCGGCGATACACCAATTCTCATTAAAACTTCCGAAGGAATAAATCTTTTACCCATTAAAGAATTCGTTGACCAATACTATAAAGAAAGCGAGTCTGGGTTTATTAGGCCTGTCAATAATGTCCAAAGCTTGGGATTTCAACCATTGGCCACAAAATTTTACGGCGCTAAGTCAGATAAGAAAAAATTTTTCGGCGGCAGTAGATGGACGAATATTCAATCTGTCCTTCGTCATAAAGTTAATGAAATTTACGGAATTTATTATCGCGGCGGCTTAATCAAAACAACTGGCGACCACAGTATTTTCGTCAGAAGCGGCAATATGATTGCGGTTAAAAAGGCGAGTGAATTAAAGCCCGGCGACATTTTAGTTAATCTTCCATTCAAAGTAAGAAGTGAATTTATTCCCGGCCTAGGAACTACTCATAAAATTCGAGCCCACCAATTTCCCGAGGCGGTTAATTTAGAACTCGATCTTTTTGACAACCGATTAGCTGAAGAACAATGGAAGTATAATTTCGCCTTAGAGCATCAATCTGTCTTGAGTCGGGCGGTTATCGGAAAAGAAATCGGTGTCTCTCAAGTAACGGTTAAGAATTGGCAGCTTGGTTACCACCAGCCGCGATTTTTCAGCGCTAATGTTTTCAGCAACAATACTCTTTCGAGAATTAAAGTAACACCAAAATTAATGAGACTTTTTGGTTACTACACGGCTGAAGGCCGAATCACAGAATATTATACTCAGTTTGTTTTCGGTCTTCACGAAAAAGAACTTCATAATGATTGCGTCCAATTATTAAAAGAAATTTTCTGCCTTGAGCCAACTATTAAGGAAATCCCGGAAACTAATTCTTTACGAATTACGCTTAGTTCGCCGATTGTCGCAGATTTTTTCCAGAAACACTGCGGTAATGGTAGTCACCTTAAACATTTACCTTCTTTTATTTGGGAATTACCCAGAGAGCACTTCCTATCCTTTTTGGATGGATACAATAAGGGTGATGGTTATACGACAAAAGATGGCAAGATTGTTATTACTTCGGTTAGCCAACAACTTATCCGGGAACTCGCCTGGATTTGCAGCATGCATGGCCTCCAAGTTGGTGTTGGTCAAACATTTTCTTCGGCCGGCAGAATAATTCATAAAAATCCTTTACCAGAAACTAAAGCGTGGAGATTGATAATTGGTAAAACATCGCATCCCTTCAGAGAAAAAAGTAAATTCCCTTATCAATGGAAGAAACCCATTATTACTAAAATCATTAAGAAATCTTACAACGACTATGTCTATGACCTTTGCGGTTGCGATAACGAAGCGTTTTTTGGAGGAGAAAAACCGATTCTTTTACACAATAGCCGCGTCAGAAATTTATTTGACCAAGCAAGAAAAACAGGCAAAGCAATAATCTTTATTGATGAAATTGACAGTATTGGAAAAGTCAGGGGTACCGGTATTACCGGCGGCCACGAAGAGAGGGAGCAAACTTTAAATCAAATTTTAGCTGAAATGGATGGAATTGGTAGGGAAGAAGGGTTGATTGTTATGGGCGCGACCAATGCACCTCACTATCTTGATCCGGCTCTTTTGAGGCCCGGAAGATTTGATAGAAGAATTATTTTAGACCTGCCCGATATCAATGACCGAGAGGAGATTTTGAAGATTCATTGTCGGGGAAAACCCCTGGCTTTGAATGTCAATTTAAGAGAAGTGGCTGAAAGAACGCCGGGTTTTTCCGGAGCTGATTTGGCTAATGTGGTTAATGAAGCGGCAATTATGGCTGCCAGAAGAAATAAACATCAGGTTTTTCAGGAAGAATTTTTAGAATCAATTGAAAAGGTTTTGTTGGGACCGGAAAGAAAATCTCATATTTTATCAAAAAAAGAAAAGGAAATTGCCGCTTTCCATGAAGCCGGCCATGCCTTAGTCGCCTCGTCCTTGCCAGAAACCGAACAAATAAGAAAAATTTCCATTGTTGCCCGGGGAATGGCGGCCGGCTATGTTTTAAAAATGCCAACCAACGAAAAGAAAATTAAAACCAAAACCGAATTTTTAGTTGAAATAGCCACCTTGTTGGGTGGTTATTGCGCCGAAAAAATAAAATTTGATGAAATTACTACTGGCGCGGCTAATGATTTGGAGATAGCTTCAAAATTGGCTCGGAAATTAGTTAAAGAATACGGTATGTCTTCCTTAGGACCTATTTCTTTTGGAGAGAGAGAAGAATTGGTTTTTTTGGGCCGCGAACTTTCCGAACAAAGAAATTACTCGGAAAAAGTAGCCACCCAAATAGATAATGAGGTTGAAAAATTTATTAACGATGGTCGGAAAAAAGCAACCGAAATTTTAACTAAAAAAAGAAATTTGTTAGAAAAAATTGCCCGAATTTTAATTGAAAAAGAGACAATTGAAAAAGAAGAATTTGAAAAATTAATAGGTATTAAAAAATCAGAAATAGTCAAACCGCTGTCAAAAAGGAGGAAATCAGTCGGAGTAAAAATTAAGCGCGTGTAG
- a CDS encoding S1 RNA-binding domain-containing protein yields the protein MKELLKKNNLLKVPKIDEIVEGKIVAKVRSSVFIDLGVLKTGIIYGKEFYQAKDILKNLKVGDPIFAKIINLENEDGFVELSISQAGEEINWEKLRQKKEKGETLRVKISGANKGGLLADLSGIMAFLPVSQLKSEHYPRVEDGEKAKILRELQKFIGKELEVKIFDLDQKERKLILSEKLKDAQKVKEFLKNYKVGDVVEGEITGIVEFGAFLKFPLDKKVLLEDNPIPPSDGQEERKKIDFLTLEGLIHISELDWKLIEDPSEIVKVGEKVRAKIIEISNNKIFLSLKVFKKNPWQDIEKKYEKGSLIEGKAVKINPFGAFIQISPEIQGLCHISEFANQNKMNEQLKIGEKYQFEILLIKPAEHRIILKLIQGSNEKFN from the coding sequence GTGAAAGAATTATTGAAAAAAAATAATTTATTAAAGGTGCCGAAAATTGATGAAATTGTAGAGGGAAAAATAGTGGCTAAGGTTCGCTCAAGTGTTTTTATTGATTTGGGTGTTTTAAAAACAGGGATAATTTATGGAAAAGAATTTTATCAAGCCAAAGACATTCTTAAAAATTTAAAAGTCGGAGACCCTATTTTTGCCAAGATAATAAACCTGGAAAACGAAGATGGTTTTGTTGAGCTGTCAATAAGTCAGGCTGGTGAAGAAATTAATTGGGAAAAGTTAAGACAGAAAAAAGAAAAAGGGGAAACACTAAGGGTTAAAATTTCCGGGGCGAACAAGGGCGGTCTCCTGGCCGACCTGTCGGGAATTATGGCCTTTCTACCGGTTTCTCAGTTAAAATCCGAACATTATCCTCGGGTTGAAGATGGCGAAAAAGCAAAAATTTTGAGAGAGCTCCAAAAATTTATCGGTAAGGAACTGGAAGTCAAAATTTTTGACCTTGACCAAAAAGAAAGAAAACTGATTTTATCTGAAAAATTAAAAGATGCTCAAAAAGTAAAAGAATTCTTAAAAAACTATAAAGTTGGCGACGTGGTAGAGGGAGAAATTACCGGAATTGTTGAATTCGGCGCTTTTTTAAAATTTCCCTTAGACAAAAAAGTTTTATTGGAAGATAACCCCATTCCTCCGAGCGATGGTCAGGAGGAAAGAAAAAAAATTGATTTCTTGACGCTTGAGGGATTAATCCATATTTCTGAATTGGACTGGAAGTTGATTGAAGATCCTTCAGAAATAGTAAAGGTGGGCGAGAAGGTTCGGGCAAAAATTATTGAAATTTCCAACAATAAAATATTTCTTTCTTTAAAGGTTTTTAAAAAAAATCCTTGGCAGGACATTGAGAAAAAATATGAAAAAGGAAGTTTGATTGAGGGTAAGGCGGTTAAAATCAATCCCTTTGGCGCTTTTATCCAAATCAGTCCGGAAATTCAAGGATTGTGTCATATTTCAGAATTCGCCAATCAAAACAAAATGAACGAGCAATTAAAAATAGGTGAAAAATATCAATTTGAAATTTTATTGATTAAACCAGCCGAACACCGAATAATCTTAAAATTAATTCAAGGTTCAAATGAAAAATTTAATTAA